The following are encoded together in the Marinitoga sp. 1197 genome:
- a CDS encoding FAD-dependent oxidoreductase, whose amino-acid sequence MKIVIIGCTHAGTAVAINSAKLYKNAEITVYERNDNISFLSCGIALHVQGVVKDPKGLFYSSPEQLRNIGVNIKMRYNVKNVDLKNKKIVVENLETKEEFDDTFDKLIITTGSWPIVPDIKGIHMENILLSKNFYHAQDIIKKTEQVKNIIVIGAGYIGVELVEAFREHGKNVTLIDIEDRILSRYLDKEFTDVAEKALLENGVKLAIGEKVIKFEGKDNKVRKVITTKNEYKTDMVVLAMGFNPNTALFKGQLDMLENGAIIVDEYMRTSVNDVFAAGDSCAVYYNPDGKYRYIPLATNAVRMGTIAAYNLAKPTLKYPGTQGTSGIKIYGNNFAATGLTESMAKSQNLNVDSIIITENNRPEFMPEYYSLTFKVVYDKNTERILGAQIVSKADLTQSINTMSVVIQNKMTIKDLAFIDFFFQPHFNKPWNFLNIAGLEYIK is encoded by the coding sequence ATGAAAATAGTAATTATAGGTTGTACACATGCAGGAACAGCAGTGGCTATTAACTCAGCAAAATTATATAAAAATGCGGAAATCACAGTATATGAAAGGAATGATAATATTTCATTTTTGTCCTGTGGTATTGCATTACATGTTCAAGGTGTGGTAAAAGATCCAAAAGGACTATTTTATTCATCTCCTGAGCAATTGAGAAATATTGGTGTAAATATAAAAATGCGTTATAATGTGAAAAATGTTGATTTAAAAAATAAAAAAATTGTTGTAGAAAATCTTGAAACAAAAGAAGAATTTGACGATACATTTGACAAATTAATAATCACAACAGGTTCATGGCCAATTGTTCCAGATATTAAAGGAATACATATGGAAAATATTTTGTTATCAAAAAACTTTTATCATGCGCAGGATATAATTAAAAAAACAGAACAAGTTAAAAATATTATTGTTATAGGAGCAGGATATATAGGTGTTGAACTTGTTGAAGCTTTCAGGGAACACGGAAAAAATGTTACGCTTATAGATATAGAAGATAGAATATTAAGCAGATATCTTGATAAAGAATTTACAGATGTTGCAGAAAAAGCTCTATTAGAAAATGGAGTAAAATTAGCTATTGGAGAAAAAGTTATTAAATTTGAAGGTAAAGATAATAAAGTAAGAAAGGTAATTACAACTAAAAATGAATATAAAACAGATATGGTTGTATTAGCTATGGGATTTAACCCAAACACTGCCCTGTTTAAAGGTCAATTGGATATGCTTGAAAATGGTGCAATTATTGTAGATGAATATATGAGAACAAGCGTTAATGATGTATTTGCTGCAGGAGATTCATGTGCTGTATATTATAATCCAGATGGCAAATACAGATATATTCCTCTTGCAACAAATGCTGTAAGAATGGGGACAATAGCAGCATACAATTTAGCAAAACCAACATTAAAATATCCTGGAACTCAAGGAACATCAGGAATAAAAATATATGGTAATAATTTTGCTGCAACTGGTTTAACAGAAAGTATGGCTAAATCGCAAAATTTGAATGTTGATTCTATTATTATTACAGAAAATAACAGACCAGAATTTATGCCAGAATATTATTCTTTAACATTCAAAGTTGTATATGATAAAAACACAGAGAGAATATTGGGAGCTCAAATAGTATCAAAAGCCGATTTAACACAATCTATAAACACAATGTCTGTTGTTATTCAAAATAAAATGACAATAAAGGATTTGGCGTTCATAGATTTCTTTTTTCAACCACACTTTAATAAACCATGGAATTTCTTAAATATTGCAGGATTAGAATATATTAAATAA
- a CDS encoding 4Fe-4S binding protein produces MDLSTEFAGIKLKNPLMPASGPLVGDDEKMLYLARLGVGGMVTKTISTKAAEVPRPCIYGTNNYIVNAELWSELPPEKWINEILPKLKQELDLPLIVSAGYTKEDMEILIPQLDKFADAFEISTHYVGKNLDTIAETVRTIRSHTDKPIFMKMSPHIPDPIAFAKMVLENGGTGIVAINSLGPTMLVDLKNRTNLIGNDKGQVWISGPVIKNLGLALVNTIKEAVPEITVIGVGGIASADDVLEYLLAGADAVQMLSAALIRGKQLYKTIVDQLPKALEKYGFSSIEEVKKVGLKKKEVIFEPKYPQIDLNKCTFCKLCEMVCPYWAITVDKENKQVIVDESKCFGCSLCQSRCPVKAISGVI; encoded by the coding sequence ATGGATTTAAGTACAGAATTTGCAGGGATAAAATTGAAGAATCCTTTAATGCCAGCATCTGGTCCGTTAGTTGGTGATGATGAAAAGATGCTATACCTTGCAAGGCTTGGCGTTGGAGGAATGGTTACCAAAACTATATCAACTAAGGCTGCAGAAGTTCCAAGGCCTTGTATATACGGCACTAATAATTATATTGTAAATGCAGAATTATGGTCTGAATTACCACCGGAAAAGTGGATAAATGAAATATTACCAAAATTAAAACAAGAACTTGATTTACCTTTAATAGTCAGCGCAGGTTACACCAAAGAAGATATGGAAATTTTGATTCCACAGCTGGATAAATTTGCAGATGCATTTGAAATTTCCACGCATTATGTTGGAAAAAATTTAGATACAATTGCAGAAACAGTTAGAACAATAAGGTCTCACACAGATAAGCCGATATTCATGAAAATGAGCCCGCATATTCCAGATCCTATAGCGTTTGCTAAAATGGTTCTCGAAAATGGGGGAACAGGTATTGTTGCAATAAATTCATTAGGTCCAACTATGCTTGTAGATTTAAAAAACCGAACAAATCTAATAGGTAATGACAAAGGGCAGGTGTGGATTTCAGGCCCTGTAATTAAAAACCTTGGACTTGCACTTGTAAATACAATAAAAGAAGCTGTTCCTGAAATTACAGTAATAGGTGTAGGTGGAATTGCATCTGCTGATGATGTTTTAGAATACTTATTGGCTGGAGCAGATGCTGTTCAAATGCTATCAGCAGCATTGATCAGAGGAAAACAGCTATACAAAACTATAGTTGATCAATTACCTAAAGCTCTTGAAAAATATGGGTTTAGTAGTATAGAAGAGGTAAAAAAGGTTGGATTAAAGAAAAAGGAAGTTATATTTGAACCAAAATATCCACAAATAGATCTTAACAAATGTACTTTCTGTAAATTATGTGAAATGGTATGTCCATACTGGGCAATTACTGTAGACAAAGAAAATAAACAAGTTATAGTTGATGAAAGCAAATGTTTTGGTTGTAGTTTATGCCAGAGTAGATGTCCTGTTAAAGCAATTAGTGGGGTTATATAA
- a CDS encoding amidohydrolase family protein — protein MVKTIINCNIFDYETYKKNQYIRFDKEILEVGSMENFEKKDNEEIIDFKGKLIMPGFVNGHTHIYSTFARGMSVEFNPKSFSDILKQLWWKMDSKIDLEITYYSSLISGIELIKNGITSVIDHHSSGISIKGTLNKLKKGLSDEIGIRGIFCFETSDRFDVDECIQENSEFLKNSSEKYAGMFGLHASLSLSNETLKKVSENLNGAPIHIHVAESIEDEEDSINKYGKRVVERLEEFNLLTKNSILSHCVHIDKKEAEIMSKYGIYVALNPTSNMNNAVGLPNYKLLKEKGINTIVGNDGLGYNITREYLNLYFTQKYRYNDPLFFNFEDLKRNIDNVYNLVGEMLGIKLGRIKEGYKADMISFEYKPFTPIDESNILGHVFFGIWDNLDVADTIVNGEFLMKDREVKFEVEKIYNEAKKIAENLWRKL, from the coding sequence ATGGTAAAGACCATTATTAATTGTAATATCTTTGATTATGAAACATATAAAAAAAATCAGTATATCAGATTTGATAAAGAAATATTAGAAGTAGGTTCAATGGAAAATTTTGAGAAAAAAGATAATGAAGAGATTATAGATTTTAAAGGAAAACTCATAATGCCAGGATTTGTTAACGGTCATACTCATATATATTCAACATTTGCTCGAGGAATGAGCGTAGAATTTAACCCAAAAAGTTTTTCTGATATATTAAAACAATTATGGTGGAAAATGGATTCGAAAATAGACTTAGAAATAACATATTATAGCTCTTTAATCAGTGGCATTGAGCTTATAAAAAATGGAATTACTTCTGTAATAGATCATCACTCCAGTGGAATATCAATAAAAGGCACATTAAATAAATTAAAAAAAGGATTAAGCGATGAAATAGGAATAAGAGGGATTTTTTGTTTTGAAACAAGTGATAGATTTGATGTAGATGAATGTATACAAGAAAACAGTGAATTTCTAAAAAATTCTTCAGAAAAATATGCAGGTATGTTTGGACTTCATGCATCACTTTCATTATCAAACGAAACATTAAAAAAAGTATCGGAAAATTTAAATGGCGCACCTATACATATTCATGTAGCTGAAAGTATAGAAGATGAGGAAGATTCTATAAATAAATACGGAAAAAGAGTAGTTGAAAGATTGGAAGAATTTAATTTACTAACAAAAAATTCTATATTATCTCATTGTGTACATATTGATAAAAAAGAAGCTGAGATAATGTCTAAATATGGTATATATGTGGCTTTAAATCCAACATCAAATATGAATAATGCTGTGGGATTACCAAATTATAAATTATTAAAAGAAAAAGGAATAAATACTATTGTGGGTAATGATGGTTTAGGATATAACATTACAAGAGAGTATTTAAATCTATATTTTACCCAAAAATATAGATATAATGATCCATTATTCTTTAATTTTGAGGATTTGAAAAGAAATATAGATAATGTTTATAATCTTGTTGGTGAAATGCTTGGAATAAAACTCGGAAGAATAAAAGAAGGATACAAGGCTGATATGATATCTTTTGAGTATAAACCATTTACACCTATTGATGAAAGTAATATTTTAGGGCATGTATTTTTTGGGATATGGGATAATCTGGATGTTGCTGATACTATTGTTAATGGTGAATTTTTAATGAAAGATAGAGAAGTAAAATTTGAAGTTGAAAAAATTTATAATGAAGCAAAAAAAATTGCCGAAAACTTGTGGAGGAAATTATGA
- a CDS encoding amidohydrolase family protein, giving the protein MFDLAVLDGKIYIDNEFIEGNIYIKNGKIKDISSSYLKSKKEYNVSGKFILPGFIDPHVHFELTVGKYTSVDNFKTGSTSAAFGGITSYIDFLDPIKNLEELEKAFEKRKTLAKKSLTDYAFHATISNPTIEPEDLIVKCKELGISSIKLFTTYGPRMTGDKYISKLLKLSKEYGIVVTVHAENNELIEDSKDIPMKEHSKVRSTLSEVTEVVKLAEISEYYNGQLYIVHLSSGYSLETLKKRFKDIIGKNLVLESCPHYFYFNDEKFAQKNGYLYSMTPPLRSEEERKKLIENIKFLQTIGTDHCPFNSLEKKKEYTNIMPMGIGGVEFSFSLMYTLFGNEVIDKFTKNVAKYYGLYPQKGTLLPGADGDIVIFDPEKEWVIESHHSNADYTVYENIKIKGKVITTISRGRFVIKDENLVGSRIRGRFLRREEVRW; this is encoded by the coding sequence ATGTTTGATTTAGCCGTACTGGATGGAAAGATTTATATTGATAATGAATTTATAGAGGGAAATATATACATTAAAAATGGAAAAATAAAAGATATTTCCTCTTCATATCTAAAATCAAAAAAAGAATATAATGTTTCCGGGAAGTTTATACTTCCCGGTTTTATCGATCCTCATGTCCATTTTGAATTAACAGTTGGCAAATATACATCTGTTGACAATTTTAAAACCGGTTCAACGTCAGCTGCTTTTGGTGGAATTACATCTTATATAGACTTTCTTGATCCAATAAAAAACTTAGAAGAACTTGAAAAAGCATTTGAAAAAAGAAAAACTCTTGCTAAAAAGAGTTTGACAGATTACGCATTTCATGCTACAATTTCAAATCCAACTATTGAACCAGAGGACCTTATAGTAAAATGTAAAGAGTTGGGTATATCAAGTATAAAATTATTTACAACCTATGGTCCAAGAATGACAGGAGATAAATATATATCAAAACTTTTGAAATTATCAAAAGAATACGGAATTGTTGTAACAGTTCACGCTGAAAATAATGAATTAATAGAAGACTCAAAAGATATCCCGATGAAAGAACATTCTAAAGTTAGATCAACACTTTCCGAGGTAACTGAGGTGGTAAAGCTTGCAGAGATATCGGAATATTATAATGGGCAATTATATATAGTACATCTTTCAAGTGGATATTCTCTTGAAACATTAAAAAAAAGATTCAAAGATATTATAGGAAAAAATCTTGTGTTGGAAAGCTGTCCTCACTATTTCTATTTTAATGACGAAAAATTTGCACAAAAAAATGGATATTTATACTCAATGACGCCACCATTGAGGAGTGAAGAAGAAAGGAAAAAATTAATTGAAAATATAAAATTTTTACAAACGATTGGTACCGATCATTGCCCCTTTAATTCATTAGAAAAGAAAAAAGAATACACAAATATTATGCCTATGGGCATTGGTGGGGTTGAATTTTCATTCTCGTTAATGTACACGTTGTTTGGAAATGAAGTAATTGATAAATTCACAAAGAATGTTGCAAAGTATTATGGGTTATATCCACAAAAAGGAACATTGTTACCAGGAGCTGATGGAGATATTGTAATATTTGATCCAGAAAAGGAATGGGTTATAGAATCGCATCATTCAAATGCAGATTATACAGTATATGAGAATATAAAGATTAAAGGAAAAGTTATAACAACTATTTCAAGAGGAAGGTTTGTTATAAAGGATGAAAATCTTGTAGGAAGCAGAATTAGAGGACGTTTTTTAAGAAGGGAAGAGGTAAGATGGTAA
- a CDS encoding ornithine carbamoyltransferase yields MSAFFKTEKSRHFITTQDFTNEEIEMMLDLARDLKIKMASNIPTPYLLYKTLFLIFFDQSTRTRNSMEAGIAQLGGHANFLNPSMMQLSHGETPEDTARVLARMGHGIAVRACEFGKGNKYLRGMASVSQVPVMNLQDDIYHPFQVLADVMTMQERFGKNLRGLKVGISWAYAESHLKPLSVPQSQILLFTRLGMDVTLAYPEKFDLMPDIVKQAQENAEKYGGKLNISHKMEDAFVDAHVVIPKNWGGFFVSNDSEEIKAETAKHKDWICDEEKMKLTRPDSVYMHALPADRGKEVVDSVIDGPHSIIFDEAENRIHTAKAVMTLLMGGR; encoded by the coding sequence ATGTCAGCATTTTTCAAAACAGAAAAAAGTAGACATTTCATAACAACACAGGATTTTACAAATGAAGAGATAGAAATGATGTTGGATCTCGCAAGAGATTTGAAAATTAAAATGGCTTCTAATATACCAACACCATATTTATTGTATAAGACATTATTTTTAATATTTTTCGATCAATCAACAAGAACAAGAAATTCAATGGAAGCAGGTATCGCACAATTAGGGGGGCATGCTAATTTCTTAAACCCAAGCATGATGCAACTTTCTCACGGTGAAACACCTGAAGATACAGCGAGAGTTCTTGCAAGAATGGGGCATGGTATTGCGGTTAGAGCCTGTGAATTTGGAAAAGGAAACAAATATTTAAGAGGTATGGCTTCTGTATCTCAGGTTCCTGTTATGAATTTACAGGATGATATTTATCATCCATTCCAGGTTTTAGCAGATGTTATGACAATGCAGGAAAGATTTGGAAAGAACTTAAGAGGTTTAAAAGTTGGAATTAGCTGGGCATATGCAGAAAGTCATTTAAAACCATTGTCTGTACCTCAATCACAGATATTATTATTTACAAGATTGGGTATGGATGTAACATTAGCATATCCTGAAAAGTTTGATTTAATGCCAGATATAGTAAAACAAGCACAGGAAAATGCGGAAAAATATGGAGGAAAATTGAATATTTCTCATAAAATGGAAGATGCTTTTGTAGATGCACATGTTGTTATCCCAAAAAATTGGGGAGGATTCTTTGTCTCAAACGATTCTGAAGAAATTAAAGCTGAAACAGCAAAACATAAAGACTGGATATGTGATGAAGAAAAAATGAAATTAACAAGACCTGATTCTGTATATATGCACGCCTTACCAGCAGATAGAGGTAAGGAAGTTGTTGACTCAGTTATTGATGGGCCACACTCTATAATCTTTGACGAGGCAGAAAACAGAATCCATACAGCAAAAGCTGTTATGACATTGTTAATGGGTGGAAGATAA
- a CDS encoding YgeY family selenium metabolism-linked hydrolase: MQGGINLTTLELAEKYREDIVKFMSKLIKARSYSGEEKEVIQVIKEEMERVGFDEVKIDGLGNILGRIGNGKTVIAMDAHIDTVEVGNPDLWDKDPFSGDWDDEWVYGRGASDQKAGMCSMVYGMKILKELNLLDDFTIYVTGTVMEEDCDGLCWRYIVEEDKIKPDFVVITEPTSLNVYRGHRGRIEFRIKTVGLSAHASAPERGDNAIYKMAKIINEIEKLNEKLHYDPFLGKGTIVVSQIFFKSPSHNAVPDECVIHIDRRLTAGETKESAFEEIREIFKKTGIDAEIVELTYSKPAYTGIEYPVEKYFPTWVLEENSDVVQVAKEAYVKTFSEEPLIDKWTFSTNGIATAGVYNIPTVGFGPGDEKYAHAPNEKVKIEHLVKAAAFYANFPKTLVEKIK; this comes from the coding sequence ATGCAGGGAGGGATAAATTTGACAACATTAGAATTAGCAGAAAAATACCGTGAAGACATTGTTAAGTTTATGAGCAAATTGATAAAAGCAAGGAGTTACTCTGGAGAAGAAAAAGAAGTTATACAGGTTATTAAAGAAGAAATGGAAAGGGTAGGATTTGATGAAGTGAAAATTGATGGATTAGGCAATATACTTGGAAGAATAGGAAATGGTAAAACAGTTATTGCAATGGATGCACATATTGATACTGTTGAAGTTGGTAACCCGGATTTATGGGATAAAGACCCATTTAGTGGCGATTGGGATGATGAATGGGTATATGGAAGAGGAGCATCTGACCAAAAAGCAGGTATGTGTTCCATGGTATACGGAATGAAAATTTTAAAAGAATTAAATTTATTAGATGACTTTACCATTTATGTAACCGGGACAGTTATGGAAGAAGATTGTGACGGATTATGCTGGCGATACATTGTCGAAGAAGATAAAATAAAACCGGATTTTGTAGTTATTACAGAGCCAACAAGTTTGAATGTGTATAGAGGGCATAGAGGAAGAATAGAATTCAGGATAAAAACTGTAGGTCTTTCTGCACACGCAAGTGCTCCAGAAAGAGGAGATAATGCTATTTATAAAATGGCAAAAATTATAAATGAAATAGAAAAATTAAATGAAAAACTTCATTATGATCCATTTCTTGGAAAAGGGACTATAGTTGTTTCTCAAATATTCTTTAAATCACCTTCACACAATGCTGTTCCAGATGAGTGTGTAATTCACATTGATAGAAGACTTACAGCTGGCGAAACAAAGGAAAGTGCATTTGAAGAAATAAGAGAAATATTTAAAAAAACAGGAATTGATGCAGAAATAGTAGAATTGACATATTCAAAACCAGCATATACCGGAATTGAATATCCTGTTGAAAAGTATTTTCCAACATGGGTACTTGAAGAAAATTCAGATGTTGTACAAGTAGCAAAAGAAGCATATGTTAAGACATTTAGCGAAGAACCATTAATAGATAAATGGACATTTAGCACAAATGGTATAGCTACAGCTGGTGTTTATAATATTCCAACAGTTGGTTTTGGTCCAGGCGATGAAAAATATGCACATGCTCCAAATGAAAAAGTAAAGATCGAACATCTTGTAAAAGCAGCAGCATTTTATGCTAATTTCCCAAAAACATTGGTGGAAAAAATAAAATAA
- a CDS encoding ammonium transporter translates to MFDTGNTAFMLLATSLVMLMTPGLAFFYGGLVGRKNVLTIMMQSFVSMGWTTILWVTFGFTMSFGNDILGIIGDSKYLFLHGISINTPFGANTGIPMIVFVAYQMMFAIITPALITGAFADRVKFKAYMIFLTVWLIFVYFPLVHMVWGGGLFQKWGVLDFAGGIVVHASAGAAALASVFFVGKRKQKNVKPHSIPLVALGTGLLWFGWYGFNAGSELRVDAVTANAFLNTDVAASFAAITWLILAIIFERKPKILGMLTGAVAGLATITPAAGYVTVQTSMLIGIIASIVSYAAVLYKNKKGWDDALDVWGVHGVGGYLGIVLLGLFATKSVNSNGANGLLYGNAGFFWKEFIAVNLVSIYAFIFTYIALWLINRITQVRVSGEAEIEGLDKNEFGEEAYL, encoded by the coding sequence ATGTTTGATACCGGAAACACAGCATTTATGCTTCTTGCAACAAGTCTTGTTATGCTTATGACACCTGGACTTGCTTTCTTTTATGGTGGATTAGTTGGTAGAAAAAATGTTCTAACTATTATGATGCAGAGTTTTGTTTCTATGGGATGGACTACTATTTTATGGGTAACTTTTGGATTTACTATGAGCTTTGGTAATGATATTTTAGGGATAATTGGAGATTCAAAATATTTATTTCTTCATGGTATTTCTATAAATACACCATTTGGTGCAAATACAGGAATACCAATGATTGTATTCGTTGCATATCAGATGATGTTTGCTATAATCACACCGGCTTTAATAACAGGTGCATTTGCAGACAGAGTAAAGTTCAAAGCTTATATGATTTTTTTAACTGTTTGGCTTATTTTTGTTTATTTTCCTCTTGTTCATATGGTTTGGGGAGGAGGATTGTTTCAAAAGTGGGGAGTTTTAGATTTCGCAGGAGGTATTGTGGTTCATGCAAGTGCTGGTGCAGCTGCATTAGCTTCGGTATTTTTTGTAGGTAAAAGAAAACAAAAGAATGTAAAACCACATAGTATTCCACTTGTTGCATTAGGAACCGGATTATTATGGTTTGGATGGTATGGTTTTAATGCTGGTAGTGAGTTAAGGGTAGATGCTGTAACTGCAAATGCTTTTTTAAATACTGATGTTGCGGCCTCATTTGCTGCTATTACATGGTTGATTTTAGCTATAATTTTTGAAAGAAAACCTAAAATACTTGGTATGCTTACAGGAGCTGTTGCCGGTTTGGCAACAATTACACCAGCTGCTGGTTATGTAACAGTTCAAACCTCAATGTTAATAGGAATAATCGCTTCTATTGTTAGCTATGCTGCTGTATTATATAAAAACAAAAAAGGCTGGGATGATGCTTTAGATGTATGGGGAGTACATGGTGTAGGTGGATATCTCGGCATAGTTCTATTAGGATTATTTGCTACGAAAAGTGTTAATAGCAATGGGGCTAATGGTTTGTTATACGGAAATGCAGGGTTTTTCTGGAAAGAATTTATAGCAGTAAATTTAGTTTCAATTTATGCTTTTATTTTTACATATATCGCATTATGGCTTATAAATAGAATCACACAAGTTAGAGTTAGCGGTGAAGCTGAAATTGAAGGATTGGATAAAAACGAATTTGGTGAGGAAGCTTATTTATAA
- the nth gene encoding endonuclease III has protein sequence MKKSKKEIKKILEILEKTYPNSTTALKYKNTFELLIAVILSAQTTDNQVNKVTPTLFSKFKTPEDFAKLKPEELEKYIKGVGLYKTKSKNIINTCKMLLEKYNGKIPETREELIKLPGVGRKTANVMLSVAFGKDAIAVDTHVFRVANRIGLANGKNVKKTEEDLMKNIPQELWGKAHHWLIYHGRNICKARKPECEICPIKTFCNYYQDKK, from the coding sequence ATGAAAAAAAGCAAAAAAGAAATAAAAAAAATACTGGAAATATTAGAAAAAACATATCCTAATTCCACTACAGCACTAAAATATAAAAACACATTTGAATTATTAATTGCTGTAATATTATCGGCTCAAACTACAGATAATCAAGTAAACAAAGTAACTCCAACATTGTTTTCGAAATTTAAAACACCAGAAGATTTTGCTAAATTAAAACCAGAAGAACTGGAAAAGTATATAAAGGGTGTGGGATTATATAAAACAAAAAGTAAGAATATAATAAATACGTGTAAGATGTTATTAGAAAAATATAATGGAAAAATACCAGAAACAAGAGAAGAACTAATAAAATTACCTGGAGTTGGAAGAAAGACCGCAAATGTAATGTTAAGCGTTGCGTTTGGGAAAGATGCTATTGCTGTGGATACACATGTTTTTAGAGTTGCAAATAGAATAGGTTTGGCAAATGGAAAAAATGTAAAAAAAACAGAAGAAGATTTGATGAAAAACATTCCACAAGAGTTATGGGGAAAAGCTCATCATTGGTTAATATATCATGGAAGAAATATTTGTAAAGCAAGAAAACCAGAATGTGAAATTTGTCCTATAAAAACTTTTTGCAATTATTACCAGGATAAAAAGTGA